The Candidatus Poribacteria bacterium genome includes a region encoding these proteins:
- a CDS encoding tetratricopeptide repeat protein — protein MFTHQCRLSFTSLLFYFILLAPFAPMQGWCDAEQEFNSRFERGVRYLDAEQYDLALAEFQSIRREFSTSQGVGSLAECYIGIVHQELNNLNEAVTAYHKALALTAPQKVHGNVHLHLGIVYKTQGKLSSAENHLKQALTLLPETAEARIHLGDVYVLQHRLNAAENAYREGIRLNPNHTESYYGLGRISELQNHLQQAIEYYDDALVRNQYWAQAHYRRALTYRKLGNSEQAKVAMAQFQHLKTYEDTVHQFREALYENPNMPMLYIKLGELHEAYNNLTAAARVYEIATQVHPSDLSAHTHLGEVFIKQRVFEKAARAYQKATEIAPDDAQIWLKLGVIHINQQQFELAISVFKQVIAVDRTEAEGYNNLARVYAGLGKEMQQAIDLAKHAVSLAPTARHYDTLAYTYYRNAQYAQALEAIHQAIALAPEADAYGKLLSKIQAAQAAKER, from the coding sequence ATGTTTACGCATCAATGTCGTCTGTCCTTCACAAGTCTGCTTTTCTATTTTATTCTACTCGCTCCGTTTGCACCGATGCAAGGGTGGTGCGACGCTGAGCAGGAATTCAACAGCAGATTTGAACGCGGTGTTCGCTACCTTGATGCGGAACAGTATGATCTGGCACTCGCCGAATTCCAATCTATCCGAAGAGAATTTTCAACATCCCAAGGTGTTGGCAGCCTTGCCGAATGCTACATCGGTATTGTCCATCAAGAACTTAATAATCTGAACGAGGCAGTGACGGCATATCACAAGGCATTGGCACTGACAGCACCACAAAAGGTGCACGGGAACGTCCACCTGCATTTGGGGATCGTTTACAAGACACAAGGGAAGTTATCATCTGCTGAAAACCATCTCAAACAAGCACTCACACTGTTACCCGAAACTGCAGAAGCACGCATCCATCTCGGTGACGTGTATGTGCTTCAACACCGATTGAATGCAGCTGAAAATGCTTATCGTGAAGGGATTCGCCTGAATCCAAACCATACTGAATCTTATTATGGGTTGGGAAGGATATCAGAACTGCAGAACCACTTGCAACAGGCAATAGAGTATTACGACGATGCCCTCGTGCGCAACCAATATTGGGCACAAGCACATTACCGCCGCGCCCTCACGTATCGGAAACTTGGAAATAGTGAACAAGCCAAGGTCGCTATGGCACAGTTTCAACACCTGAAAACTTACGAGGATACGGTGCATCAGTTTCGGGAGGCACTTTACGAGAATCCAAACATGCCGATGTTATACATCAAATTAGGGGAACTTCACGAGGCATATAACAATTTAACGGCGGCAGCCCGGGTTTACGAAATTGCGACACAGGTGCATCCGTCTGACCTGTCAGCACACACTCATCTTGGCGAAGTGTTCATCAAACAGCGTGTGTTTGAAAAAGCAGCTCGTGCCTACCAGAAAGCCACAGAAATCGCTCCAGACGATGCCCAGATATGGCTGAAATTGGGTGTCATCCATATCAACCAGCAGCAGTTTGAATTAGCAATTTCGGTGTTCAAACAAGTGATCGCTGTAGATAGGACAGAGGCGGAAGGGTATAACAACTTGGCGCGTGTCTATGCAGGACTCGGTAAAGAGATGCAACAGGCAATCGACTTAGCCAAGCATGCTGTCTCCTTGGCTCCAACTGCGAGACATTACGACACGCTCGCGTACACCTATTACCGCAACGCACAATATGCCCAAGCGTTAGAAGCGATTCATCAAGCCATCGCGTTGGCACCAGAGGCGGATGCATACGGCAAACTATTATCGAAAATTCAGGCAGCGCAAGCCGCGAAGGAACGATAA
- a CDS encoding sugar phosphate isomerase/epimerase, producing the protein MKKGICIGSLPGNSTEERFKLAKEAGFDGVEIGTLGNDTDRLQTKEIATQYQLEVFSVMNSKHWACPLSDADDTVRAESRDGMLDSIATATAVGADAVLLVPAVVNEATNYEAAYKRSQTEIRKLIPAAAEKDITIALENVWNKFLLSPIEFSQYLDEFESETITAYFDVGNIVLYGYPQHWIRSLGSRISKVHVKGFNAIESRFTYLIEDCTIDWNAVMAALEEIGYDDYMTAELPVDGDNPEGRVHGISEDMDKIIAGNV; encoded by the coding sequence ATGAAAAAGGGAATTTGTATAGGTTCACTACCCGGCAATTCGACCGAAGAACGATTTAAACTTGCGAAAGAAGCAGGATTTGACGGTGTTGAAATCGGCACCCTCGGCAACGATACCGATAGACTCCAGACGAAAGAGATCGCAACACAATATCAGTTAGAAGTGTTCAGCGTAATGAATAGCAAACACTGGGCATGCCCGCTTTCCGATGCAGATGATACGGTGCGCGCTGAATCGCGAGACGGCATGCTTGATTCTATAGCAACCGCAACGGCTGTTGGTGCGGACGCTGTCCTACTCGTTCCCGCTGTTGTCAATGAAGCAACTAACTATGAAGCAGCATATAAACGTTCACAAACAGAAATTCGTAAGTTGATTCCAGCAGCAGCAGAAAAAGATATTACAATTGCCCTTGAGAACGTTTGGAATAAATTTCTACTTAGCCCGATAGAATTCTCGCAGTACCTTGATGAATTCGAGAGTGAGACCATAACAGCCTATTTCGATGTCGGTAATATCGTGCTGTACGGATATCCGCAACACTGGATTCGCTCTCTTGGGAGCCGCATTTCTAAAGTACATGTCAAAGGTTTCAATGCAATCGAAAGTCGGTTTACCTATCTGATTGAAGACTGTACAATCGATTGGAACGCTGTCATGGCGGCACTTGAAGAGATCGGATATGATGACTACATGACAGCAGAACTACCAGTTGATGGAGACAATCCTGAAGGCAGGGTACACGGCATTAGCGAGGATATGGATAAAATTATCGCTGGAAATGTATAA
- the nagB gene encoding glucosamine-6-phosphate deaminase, whose translation MEVIIQPTYAQLVAVSAEIIRNALLKKPNLVLGLATGSTPIGLYEALVRMHKTEGLDFSSVTTFNLDEYVGIPPNHPYSYHTFMETHFFSAVNIPTENCRIPQSTVEAHEEFCENYEEAIVNAGGIDIQVLGIGTDGHIGFNEPSSSLGSRTRIKTLTQSTLEANASHFGGTVDAVPKMAITMGVGTIMEAKRCLLMASGESKAEAIAHAVEGPITAEVPASALQMHPHTVVIIDEAAASNLKRADYYKQAYANKQKLLSHRQ comes from the coding sequence ATGGAAGTTATTATTCAACCGACCTATGCGCAGCTTGTAGCAGTTTCGGCAGAAATCATCCGAAACGCGCTCCTAAAAAAGCCGAATCTCGTTCTGGGTCTTGCTACCGGCAGCACACCGATTGGGCTTTATGAGGCTCTGGTACGGATGCACAAAACAGAGGGTCTCGATTTTTCATCTGTGACGACTTTTAACTTAGACGAGTACGTCGGGATCCCCCCGAATCATCCGTATAGCTATCACACCTTCATGGAAACTCACTTCTTTAGTGCCGTTAATATTCCGACCGAGAATTGCCGTATTCCGCAGAGTACAGTTGAGGCACATGAGGAATTCTGTGAGAACTACGAAGAAGCAATTGTAAATGCAGGCGGCATTGATATTCAAGTGCTTGGCATTGGAACAGATGGGCATATCGGGTTTAACGAGCCGAGTTCTTCCCTCGGATCTCGGACGCGTATTAAGACCCTGACGCAGAGCACGTTGGAGGCGAACGCGTCACACTTTGGTGGAACCGTCGATGCAGTCCCAAAAATGGCAATCACGATGGGAGTAGGCACAATTATGGAAGCAAAACGGTGCCTACTTATGGCAAGTGGTGAATCGAAAGCAGAGGCAATTGCCCACGCTGTAGAGGGACCAATCACAGCTGAAGTTCCAGCATCGGCGTTACAGATGCATCCACACACAGTTGTCATCATTGACGAGGCTGCGGCCTCCAATTTGAAACGCGCAGATTATTACAAACAGGCTTATGCCAACAAGCAGAAATTGTTGTCTCACAGACAATGA
- a CDS encoding sigma-54 dependent transcriptional regulator → MNAQKTILIVDADRPERELVCETLAGKGFRLVVTGNMYQAFHQIEHLKVDILVAQLRAERIDGLTLLEAAAQHHPDVGVVFITEPNVLETDIGIKAMLAYKDTYFLPKPVNPVHLTALLHRMLENQRLAFENRQLQSQIDEREGLRRLTGNSPQITKIRDMITQIAPTKATVMIYGARGTGKELVARAIHHRSLRRGSLIAFNCATLNENLAESELFGHERGAFSGAYYQRRGRFELAHGGTLFLDEVSQLSLSNQARLLRVLEEREFERVGGDKTIQVDVRVICATNHDLEAASEKREFLPDLYDRLNVIPIHLPTLQERIEDVPLLVKDFLEEFCRQNGKALRTIEPEAIRTLMKYDWPGNVRELKNCIEGIVVMSTQSTIQQNHLPERILNATGTEFSNLLSVPNVWETTDPTENGQHLNVKVGMSLDEINREALRATLESVDNNKAKAAEILKVSRRTVQRKAKAYGLQDE, encoded by the coding sequence ATGAACGCACAGAAAACCATACTTATTGTAGATGCCGACCGGCCTGAACGTGAACTTGTCTGTGAGACACTTGCAGGTAAAGGGTTTCGTCTCGTCGTTACAGGTAACATGTATCAGGCATTTCATCAAATTGAGCATCTCAAGGTAGATATTCTCGTTGCACAACTGAGAGCAGAGCGCATTGACGGATTAACGCTGTTGGAAGCAGCGGCACAGCATCACCCAGATGTAGGTGTGGTTTTCATTACAGAACCCAACGTTTTGGAAACCGATATTGGGATCAAAGCGATGCTCGCGTACAAAGACACCTATTTTCTACCGAAGCCGGTTAATCCGGTTCATCTGACAGCACTTCTGCACAGAATGCTGGAAAATCAGCGTCTTGCCTTTGAAAATCGGCAGTTACAGTCACAAATAGATGAAAGAGAAGGCTTGCGCCGCTTGACAGGGAATTCACCGCAAATCACCAAAATTCGCGACATGATTACCCAGATCGCACCTACAAAAGCGACTGTGATGATTTACGGGGCACGTGGGACAGGCAAAGAATTGGTCGCCCGTGCGATTCACCACCGGAGTTTGCGCCGAGGGTCCCTTATTGCCTTTAATTGTGCGACGCTCAACGAAAACCTCGCTGAATCCGAACTCTTCGGTCATGAGCGTGGGGCGTTTAGTGGGGCGTATTATCAACGCAGGGGCAGATTTGAACTCGCACATGGCGGCACTTTATTTCTTGACGAAGTCTCGCAGCTGAGCCTATCCAATCAAGCGCGCCTTTTGAGGGTCCTTGAAGAACGCGAATTTGAACGCGTCGGTGGTGACAAAACAATTCAGGTGGATGTCCGTGTTATATGTGCTACCAACCACGATTTGGAAGCCGCATCCGAAAAGCGTGAATTCCTCCCGGACCTCTATGATCGACTTAACGTAATCCCTATCCATCTCCCGACACTTCAGGAACGTATTGAGGATGTTCCGCTTCTCGTTAAGGATTTTCTTGAAGAATTTTGTCGACAGAATGGGAAGGCTCTGAGAACCATTGAACCGGAAGCCATCAGAACCTTAATGAAATATGACTGGCCGGGAAATGTACGCGAATTAAAAAATTGCATTGAAGGTATTGTCGTGATGTCCACGCAATCGACCATTCAACAGAACCACTTGCCCGAACGCATTCTCAATGCAACGGGGACCGAGTTTTCAAACTTACTTTCAGTTCCCAATGTCTGGGAGACAACGGATCCGACTGAGAACGGGCAGCATTTAAATGTGAAAGTTGGGATGTCACTGGATGAAATTAACCGAGAGGCACTGCGTGCTACCCTTGAATCTGTGGACAATAACAAAGCAAAAGCCGCAGAAATCCTCAAAGTAAGCCGACGAACGGTCCAACGGAAGGCGAAAGCATACGGATTGCAGGATGAATAG
- a CDS encoding DNA helicase UvrBC, protein MANDSIQRNTRWVQTFDRILEMLNLDADRPVSVLQIEDGREVVVVQPNAFTISRIYATGRPDGMRPHGVNSYYDYFFAKLKDYEEEHGTREGFQLESEEWEMLFEESFHRYTRYLLFAGIKRWKDVQRDTATNIAVTNLARQHAPSEIAWRSYQYKGYMLMMHSIANAELSLQEDDAATALQHIDTGIQQIGEFCGECLREEHGEAENITRERYLSNLIEFRSDLESLDTEAPEAESDEEDILAELERLLNEDDT, encoded by the coding sequence ATGGCGAACGATTCTATACAAAGAAACACTCGATGGGTTCAGACCTTTGATCGAATCCTCGAAATGCTGAACCTTGACGCAGACCGTCCGGTGAGTGTTTTACAGATTGAAGACGGTAGGGAGGTTGTCGTTGTACAACCCAATGCCTTCACTATCTCGCGTATCTACGCCACCGGTCGACCCGATGGTATGCGCCCGCACGGTGTGAATTCCTATTACGATTATTTCTTCGCGAAATTGAAAGATTATGAAGAAGAACACGGCACCCGTGAAGGATTTCAATTGGAGTCAGAGGAATGGGAAATGCTCTTTGAGGAATCTTTTCATCGATATACCCGCTATCTTCTATTTGCGGGCATCAAACGGTGGAAGGATGTCCAGCGTGATACTGCCACCAATATTGCCGTAACGAATTTAGCACGCCAACACGCGCCATCCGAAATCGCTTGGCGAAGTTACCAGTATAAGGGCTATATGCTCATGATGCACAGCATCGCCAACGCGGAATTAAGTCTACAGGAGGACGACGCAGCGACAGCCCTACAACATATTGACACAGGGATTCAACAGATTGGAGAATTCTGTGGTGAGTGTTTACGCGAGGAACACGGCGAAGCAGAAAATATTACGCGTGAACGTTATCTCAGCAACCTCATAGAATTTCGATCCGATCTGGAGTCGCTTGATACAGAGGCTCCGGAGGCAGAAAGTGACGAAGAGGATATCTTGGCAGAGTTAGAGAGATTGCTAAATGAAGATGATACGTAA
- the carB gene encoding carbamoyl-phosphate synthase large subunit, with protein MPKRTDIKKILIIGSGAIIIGQACEFDYSGTQACKALKEEGYEITLVNSNPATIMTDPDFADQTYIEPITADTVELVIAKERPQALLPTLGGQTALNVSVELAESGVLDKYGVELIGAKLPAIQKAEDRALFKEAMVKIGLEVPQSGIAHSVQEALALIEQIGFPAIIRPAFTLGGTGGGIAYNIEEYEKMVTAGLALSPISELLIEESVIGWKEFELEVMRDGADNVVIICSIENVDAMGVHTGDSITVAPIQTLTDKEYQLMRDSAIKIIREIGVDTGGSNIQFAVDPKTGKQVVIEMNPRVSRSSALASKATGFPIAKIAAKLAVGYNLDEIPNDITAETPACFEPTIDYVVVKIPRWAFEKFQGTDETLTTQMKSVGEAMAIGRTFKEALQKGLRSLETGWSGLDNHPLDELPLSELPSKLSIPNVKRIFYIKAALARGMSIEEIYAYTHIDPFFLYNLKEIVDFEKTLSEPDTLQHIGQCLQSSGPNQAPPEHETEGITTKKLLHQAKQFGFSDRQLGDIYEVSEEAIRECRAGLGIEVTFKTVDTCAAEFEAETPYYYSTCSSEDEVRPSNKPKIMILGGGPNRIGQGIEFDYCCVHAALALKTDGYETIMVNSNPETVSTDYDTSDRLYFEPLTCEDVLNIYHKEKPVGVIVQFGGQTPLNLAIALKNAGVPIIGTSPEDIARSEDRQLFKAVLDDVRLRQPPNGTATSSEEAVPIAASLGYPVIVRPSYVLGGRAMQIVYDEELLHEYMQSAVQASPEHPVLIDKYLEEAIEVDVDAISDGDLTVIGGIMEHIEEAGIHSGDSDCVLPPYTLVDEQIENLKTFTYALAKALRVRGLMNVQYAIKNDEIYVLEVNPRASRTIPFVSKAIGVPLAKLAARVMAGKTLAEVGFTREIEPAYFSVKAPVFPFNRFPGSNTRLGPEMKSTGEVMGIDTDVSRAFAKAQKACGYTLPISGKVFISVKNKDKRAIIFIAKKLTDMGFELIATHGTAKVLLRNGMESELVFSIGKGRPTIHDYIKNHAVDLIINTPTGDLHRSNELLIREMAIAHDIPIFSTIPGAAAAVNAIDALQRGDITVTPLQDYFQML; from the coding sequence ATGCCAAAGCGAACAGACATAAAAAAAATCTTAATTATCGGATCCGGTGCAATTATTATTGGGCAGGCGTGTGAGTTTGATTACTCCGGAACGCAGGCGTGTAAGGCACTTAAGGAAGAAGGGTATGAGATTACCCTTGTCAATAGTAATCCTGCTACTATCATGACCGATCCGGACTTTGCTGATCAGACGTACATTGAACCGATTACAGCGGATACAGTAGAACTTGTAATTGCCAAGGAACGCCCACAAGCGTTGCTCCCTACACTCGGTGGACAAACCGCTTTGAACGTGTCTGTTGAACTTGCAGAATCGGGCGTGTTAGATAAGTACGGGGTTGAGCTGATTGGTGCAAAGCTGCCCGCTATCCAGAAAGCAGAAGACCGTGCCCTCTTCAAAGAGGCGATGGTGAAGATTGGGTTAGAAGTCCCTCAGAGCGGTATTGCACATTCCGTGCAAGAGGCACTCGCACTTATTGAACAGATCGGCTTCCCTGCGATTATCCGTCCTGCCTTTACGCTTGGTGGTACGGGTGGTGGCATCGCTTATAACATCGAAGAATATGAAAAAATGGTCACGGCGGGACTCGCCCTAAGCCCAATCAGTGAATTGCTCATTGAAGAGTCTGTCATCGGGTGGAAAGAATTCGAGTTGGAGGTAATGCGGGATGGAGCGGACAACGTTGTCATTATATGTTCCATTGAAAATGTTGATGCGATGGGGGTCCACACTGGTGATAGTATTACCGTCGCGCCCATCCAAACATTGACGGATAAGGAATACCAACTGATGCGGGATTCGGCGATTAAAATTATCCGTGAGATTGGTGTTGACACAGGCGGTTCCAATATCCAGTTTGCTGTCGATCCGAAAACTGGGAAACAGGTGGTTATTGAGATGAACCCCCGCGTTTCTCGGAGTTCTGCGCTTGCATCAAAAGCCACTGGATTTCCAATTGCGAAGATCGCAGCGAAACTCGCTGTCGGTTATAATTTAGATGAAATTCCTAATGATATTACCGCTGAAACGCCTGCCTGCTTTGAGCCAACAATTGACTATGTTGTGGTCAAGATTCCGAGATGGGCGTTTGAAAAATTCCAAGGAACTGATGAGACGCTCACGACGCAGATGAAATCTGTCGGTGAAGCGATGGCTATCGGTAGAACCTTTAAAGAGGCTTTACAGAAAGGCTTACGCTCGTTGGAAACCGGATGGTCGGGTTTAGACAACCACCCACTTGATGAACTCCCTTTGTCTGAACTTCCGAGCAAACTGAGTATCCCTAATGTTAAAAGGATCTTTTATATCAAAGCTGCTCTCGCACGTGGAATGAGCATTGAGGAAATCTATGCCTACACACATATCGACCCGTTTTTTCTCTACAATTTGAAAGAAATTGTAGACTTTGAAAAGACTTTGTCGGAACCTGATACACTGCAGCATATAGGACAGTGTTTGCAGAGTTCTGGGCCAAATCAAGCACCACCGGAACATGAAACAGAGGGGATAACCACAAAAAAACTCCTTCATCAGGCAAAGCAGTTCGGATTTTCTGACCGGCAGCTGGGGGACATCTATGAAGTGTCTGAAGAGGCTATCCGTGAATGTCGAGCAGGACTCGGCATTGAGGTAACTTTCAAAACCGTTGACACCTGTGCTGCTGAATTTGAGGCGGAAACACCGTATTATTATTCTACTTGTTCCAGTGAAGATGAGGTGCGGCCATCTAATAAGCCCAAAATCATGATTCTCGGTGGCGGTCCGAACCGTATCGGGCAAGGTATCGAATTCGACTACTGTTGTGTTCATGCTGCCCTCGCACTTAAAACCGATGGTTATGAAACCATCATGGTAAACAGCAATCCGGAAACTGTTAGCACCGATTATGACACTTCTGATCGACTCTACTTTGAGCCGTTGACGTGTGAAGACGTTCTGAACATCTATCACAAGGAGAAACCGGTGGGTGTCATCGTCCAGTTTGGGGGGCAGACACCGCTGAACCTTGCTATTGCGCTCAAAAATGCAGGCGTACCGATCATTGGCACAAGTCCTGAAGATATAGCGCGTTCTGAAGACCGACAGCTCTTCAAAGCGGTGTTAGACGATGTTAGATTAAGGCAACCCCCTAACGGGACGGCAACCTCAAGCGAGGAGGCTGTACCTATTGCTGCTTCACTTGGTTACCCTGTGATTGTCCGTCCGTCGTATGTTTTAGGTGGGCGTGCCATGCAAATAGTTTACGACGAGGAACTTTTGCATGAATACATGCAATCTGCTGTTCAAGCGTCGCCAGAGCATCCTGTGCTTATTGACAAATATCTTGAGGAAGCGATTGAAGTTGATGTCGATGCGATATCCGATGGAGACCTTACTGTCATCGGTGGTATCATGGAGCATATTGAAGAAGCAGGCATCCATTCGGGAGACAGCGACTGCGTGCTGCCTCCTTATACGCTCGTAGATGAACAGATTGAAAACCTTAAGACCTTCACGTACGCTTTGGCGAAAGCACTGCGCGTGCGTGGCTTAATGAATGTCCAATATGCCATAAAGAACGATGAGATTTATGTACTTGAAGTGAATCCGCGTGCCTCGCGAACCATTCCATTTGTGAGTAAAGCGATTGGTGTACCCTTGGCGAAACTGGCAGCGCGTGTGATGGCAGGCAAGACGCTTGCTGAAGTCGGATTTACACGCGAAATTGAGCCTGCGTATTTCAGCGTCAAGGCACCGGTATTTCCCTTTAACCGCTTTCCCGGTTCAAACACGCGCTTAGGCCCCGAAATGAAGTCAACTGGCGAGGTCATGGGAATTGATACAGATGTTTCTCGCGCCTTTGCGAAGGCACAAAAGGCGTGTGGTTATACGTTGCCTATCAGTGGCAAAGTTTTTATCAGTGTTAAAAATAAAGACAAGCGTGCCATTATCTTCATTGCCAAAAAACTGACTGATATGGGCTTTGAACTCATCGCCACACATGGGACAGCAAAGGTGCTGCTTCGCAACGGAATGGAGTCAGAACTCGTTTTCAGTATCGGTAAAGGCAGACCGACAATTCACGATTATATCAAAAATCATGCGGTAGATTTAATTATTAATACACCAACTGGCGATTTGCATCGTTCTAATGAACTCTTAATTCGCGAAATGGCAATAGCACATGATATTCCGATTTTCTCAACGATACCCGGTGCAGCAGCAGCCGTCAACGCCATTGATGCGTTGCAACGTGGAGATATTACAGTCACGCCTCTTCAAGATTATTTTCAAATGCTTTAA
- the carA gene encoding glutamine-hydrolyzing carbamoyl-phosphate synthase small subunit, whose amino-acid sequence MTAILALADGTVFEGEQFGATGETLGEVVFNTSMTGYQEVLTDPSYKGQIVTMTYPLIGNYGCNETDVESVGPQVEGFVVREYSAYHSNWRSKWSLDSYLSEHGIIGIQGIDTRALTRRLRVHGVMNGCLSTEDLNPKHLVEKAKAWHGLVGWDLVQRVTCPSAYAWQKSCQPSVISHQLPEGSVTSTNISLTENRKPKTENYKVVAVDFGIKYNILRQLTEHGCQVQVVPAKTTAEEILAAEPDGVFLSNGPGDPMPVDYAIETIQGLIGKKPLFGICLGHQLLGLALGGKTFKLKFGHRGANQPVKHLETDRVEITSQNHGFCVDIDSLPNSVDITHINLNDDTLEGIQHREYPIFSVQYHPEASPGPHDASYLFSRFTEMMDGKSH is encoded by the coding sequence ATGACAGCAATTCTCGCATTAGCGGACGGAACAGTTTTTGAAGGCGAGCAATTTGGGGCGACGGGTGAAACCCTCGGCGAGGTTGTCTTTAATACAAGTATGACGGGTTATCAGGAAGTTTTGACCGATCCTTCTTACAAAGGACAGATCGTGACGATGACATATCCGTTGATTGGCAATTACGGTTGTAACGAAACAGACGTGGAATCTGTCGGTCCGCAGGTAGAAGGGTTTGTGGTTCGTGAATACAGCGCGTACCATAGCAATTGGCGTTCAAAATGGAGTTTAGATTCCTACTTATCGGAGCACGGTATTATTGGGATCCAAGGAATTGATACCCGTGCACTCACCCGTCGCCTCCGAGTTCATGGGGTAATGAATGGATGTCTCTCTACGGAAGATCTAAATCCTAAGCACCTTGTAGAAAAAGCTAAAGCGTGGCACGGCTTGGTAGGTTGGGATTTGGTACAGCGGGTGACGTGTCCAAGCGCGTATGCATGGCAGAAAAGTTGTCAGCCATCAGTTATCAGCCATCAGTTACCAGAGGGATCTGTAACTTCCACAAATATCTCTTTAACCGAAAACCGAAAACCGAAAACCGAAAACTATAAAGTTGTTGCTGTTGATTTTGGTATAAAATATAACATTTTGCGTCAACTCACTGAGCACGGATGTCAGGTGCAAGTAGTGCCAGCAAAAACAACTGCTGAAGAGATTCTCGCAGCGGAACCGGATGGTGTGTTCCTATCGAACGGTCCGGGCGATCCAATGCCAGTTGACTATGCAATTGAGACAATCCAAGGATTAATAGGCAAAAAGCCTCTTTTCGGTATCTGTCTGGGGCATCAGCTTTTGGGGCTTGCCCTCGGTGGGAAAACGTTCAAACTGAAATTTGGACATCGGGGTGCGAATCAACCTGTCAAGCATCTTGAAACCGACCGGGTTGAAATCACCTCACAAAACCATGGGTTCTGCGTTGATATTGATTCACTACCAAATAGCGTTGACATTACACATATCAATCTAAATGATGACACACTTGAAGGGATACAGCATCGGGAGTATCCCATTTTTTCTGTACAGTATCATCCGGAGGCATCGCCCGGTCCGCACGATGCGAGTTATCTTTTCTCGCGTTTTACGGAAATGATGGACGGAAAGAGTCATTAG